GAAGAGCTTGAAGAACATGATCGTAAAAACGAAGCGTTTGGGGTAATGGAAAAAGCACTGAACCATTTAGGTGAGCCCTGCAAAAGTTTACTGGAATCGTATTATATCCAGAAAAAACAAATGCTGGATATTGCCGCTGAGTTTGGCTACACCAATGCCGATAACGCCAAGAACCAAAAGTATAAGTGCCTTATGAGACTAAAGAAGTTATTCTTTGCTCAATATAAAAAAGTGGACTGAGATGGATGAAATTTTACTATTAGATGCAACTGAGCGTTACCTCAACGGCGAAATGAATGCCGAGGAGAAAGCTATGTTTGAGAAACTTCGGGAAACAAACCAGGAAGTTGACCAGATGGTAGTGGAGCATTCGTTTTTCCTGCAGCAGTTTGAACGTTACGGTGGTGTGAGGGAAATGAAACATTCGTTGCATGAGGTGCACAACCAATTGCTCCAGGATGGAGAGATAAGAGAAGAGGTACTGTCAACCAGCGCTAAAGTGGTGAACATGTGGAAGCGTTACAAACGAACCATGACCATTGCTGCTTCTATAGCAGGTATTACTGCTATCTCTATCAGTGGAATGACGTTGCTGTTTACTCCAAAAAGTAACAATAAGCAGGTACAGGAGTTAGTGAATACGGTGAACGTGATCAAGGAGAAACAAAGACAACAGGATAACCGTATCAATCACATAGCCAACGCAACAAAAATACCTACCGGAACTTCTGTAACAGGATTTGGTTCTGCATTTTTAGTTGATGGCAAAGGCTACCTCGTAACCAATGCACACGTATTGCGAAATGCAAAAGGTATTATCGTATTAAATAGCAAGGGTGATGAATTCAAAGCAATCATTGTAAAAGTTGATGCAGCAAAAGATATTGCTATTCTCAAGATCGTAGATAAAGACTACAAATCACTTGGTACACTTCCGTACGGTATCCGCAAATCATCAACCGATATTGCTGAACCTATTTTCACACTTGGTTATCCACGTAATGAAATTGTTTACGGTGAAGGTTACCTGAGTGCCAAAACAGGTTTTAACGGAGATACTCTCAGTTGCCAGATAGCTGTTGCGGCTAACCCCGGTAACAGTGGTGGACCGGTATTTAACAAGAATGGTGAGGTTATTGGTATCCTGAGTACAAAAGAAACAAAAGCTGATGGTGTTGTATTCGCCATCCAATCGAAATATATCATTGAAACCGTGAATCAATTGAAAAAAGATGATTCAACCATTGAGCTGAAACTGCCTTCTAAATCTTCAGTAAAAGGAATGGGTGCAAGCGAACAGGTGAAGAAGATCCAGGATTACGTTTACATGGTGAAAGTATATTGATGTTTTTCTGTCCGGTTATGAAACTAAAAACCCCCAACTAGTTGGGGGTTTACTTTTATCAGTCGGTTTCGGTTCTTACCATTTATCAACCTCTTCGTTAGCGAGGTTATCGCCACTTGTTGCAGGTACTTGTTCAACTGCAGGTGCAGCAGGTGCATCCTGAACAGGGGCCGGAGTTGATGCCGCAGGTGCAGCAGTTGCTACAGGCGTCCCATTTGACGATTCAATTGCCTCATTATTGCTGTATTCACCATCGCCACTTGATGGAGCATCTTCATGGTTGAATGCATCAAAATCAAAATCGGGCATTAATTCTGTTTTCACATAATCAACCGCTTCATTCAATCCTTTAATAAACTTGTTGAAGTCTTCTTTGTACAGAAAAATCTTATGACGGTCGTACCCTTCACCCGTAAAACGTTTACGGCTCTCCGTAATGGTGAGATAATAATCGTTGCCACGTGTAGATCTTACATCAAAGAAATACGTTCTTCTCTTACCAGCACGGATGCGCTTGCTGTAAATACTTTCCATCCGTTTGTCATTGTTTTCGTACGCCACAGTTTTTAGGTTTTAGTTTGCAATGCTTTTTTTCAAACAGCGACAAAGATATATTTCTTTTCGATTTGGCAAAATTTTCCAAAAAGCTTCAAACGACGTTGATTTTCACCTCTCAGGAAGGAGTTTCCTCGAGCTGTTGGCGATTGTATAAATCAGCATACAAACCCTGCTGCTGCAGCAATTGCTCATGCGTTCCCTGCTCAGCAATCCGGCCTTTGTCCATCACAATGATCCGATCGAATTGAAGAAGGGAAAATATACGATGGGTAATAACGATGGCCGTTTTATGTTGCAGGTAAGTTGCCAGATGTGTAAGTATTTCCTTTTCAGTCCGGGCATCCACCGCATTCAAACAATCATCCATAATAATAAGACCAGGATCTTTCACCAATGCAC
The DNA window shown above is from Lacibacter sp. H375 and carries:
- a CDS encoding S1C family serine protease, translating into MDEILLLDATERYLNGEMNAEEKAMFEKLRETNQEVDQMVVEHSFFLQQFERYGGVREMKHSLHEVHNQLLQDGEIREEVLSTSAKVVNMWKRYKRTMTIAASIAGITAISISGMTLLFTPKSNNKQVQELVNTVNVIKEKQRQQDNRINHIANATKIPTGTSVTGFGSAFLVDGKGYLVTNAHVLRNAKGIIVLNSKGDEFKAIIVKVDAAKDIAILKIVDKDYKSLGTLPYGIRKSSTDIAEPIFTLGYPRNEIVYGEGYLSAKTGFNGDTLSCQIAVAANPGNSGGPVFNKNGEVIGILSTKETKADGVVFAIQSKYIIETVNQLKKDDSTIELKLPSKSSVKGMGASEQVKKIQDYVYMVKVY
- a CDS encoding DUF3276 family protein, with protein sequence MAYENNDKRMESIYSKRIRAGKRRTYFFDVRSTRGNDYYLTITESRKRFTGEGYDRHKIFLYKEDFNKFIKGLNEAVDYVKTELMPDFDFDAFNHEDAPSSGDGEYSNNEAIESSNGTPVATAAPAASTPAPVQDAPAAPAVEQVPATSGDNLANEEVDKW